In Excalfactoria chinensis isolate bCotChi1 chromosome 3, bCotChi1.hap2, whole genome shotgun sequence, one DNA window encodes the following:
- the LOC140249921 gene encoding nephrocan-like, whose product MPLTGGLGGGWRCLPQLQAAPRQQRLSSETAIAAAALPAGAGRGRRCCHTMRRQEGLVLCNCSSSGKSGLSAICPRRCSCDPAQYVQCYRATEIPREIPFTTRRLYISHSKIKQLQINDFKRMSALEELVLSCSGTESIENNTFKALSTLKSLELYKNQLKQIPIFLPSGLEILKLADNSINTLHATDFEGLVKLRVLDIRNNLIATLPSSAFYSLCNLQSLILDGNNMEFVSAPLKLPRLKYLSMADNKLNSLPASFFASLESLQFLSLSGNFLTKVPLDLPKSLLSLKLEKNQLKTVQLQDMKHLENLSEIFLSENQLTSVDGAHLLPNLTTLELSKNQLQALPLRLPGRLQKLDCSNNLIQRVTAQEFQGLQDLKHLFLDNNAVSMFEAGALQQCAQLSNLALEQNLLISIPLRLPDTLARLDLKGNDIEDVGEQELKDLKQLQVLNLRNNKISALDRKVLEYLPRLRHLYLDGNPWNCTCDLLRTRGVLMAKGTDVRGGQCAAPAESRGESWMSSKKILQQCEDNASLTEKGKEDRKKMKPNEASSVAVNTDDDYYDYELD is encoded by the exons ATGCCGCTGACAGGCGGCCTCGGGGGCGGCTGGCGCTGCCTGCCACAACTCCAGGCGGCTCCCAGGCAGCAACGGCTGAGCTCCGAGACCGCGATCGCGGCCGCTGCGCTCCCGGCCGGTGCCGGCAGGGGGCGGCGGTGTTGTCATACGATGCGCCGTCAGGAGGGGCTGGTTTTGTGTAACTGTTCAAGCTCTGGAAAGAG tggTCTGAGTGCCATTTGCCCAAGAAGATGCAGCTGTGACCCTGCCCAGTATGTGCAATGCTACAGAGCTACAGAGATCCCCAGAGAGATTCCTTTCACTACTAGGAGGCTCTACATCAGCCACAGCAAAATTAAGCAACTCCAG ATTAATGACTTCAAAAGAATGTCGGCCCTTGAAGAGCTAGTCCTGTCATGCAGTGGCACAGAATCAATAGAAAACAACACTTTCAAAGCTCTGAGCACCTTGAAGTCCCTGGAACTCTACAAAAATCAGCTAAAGCAAATACCCATCTTTCTCCCATCTGGCCTTGAAATTTTAAAACTCGCCGATAATTCCATCAACACTTTGCATGCGACTGATTTTGAAGGTTTGGTAAAACTAAGAGTTCTTGATATCAGGAACAACTTGATTGCAACTCTTCCTTCGAGTGCATTTTATTCCCTATGCAATTTACAGAGTCTCATTCTGGatggcaacaacatggaatTTGTGTCTGCACCACTGAAGCTTCCAAGGCTGAAATATCTGAGCATGGCCGACAATAAACTAAACTCTCTCCCAGCCAGCTTCTTTGCATCTTTGGAAAGTCTACAGTTTCTCAGTTTAAGTGGAAACTTTCTGACAAAAGTGCCCCTTGACCTACCTAAGTCCTTGCTGTCACTAAAATTAGAGAAAAACCAACTCAAAACAGTACAACTTCAAGACATGAAACATCTAGAAAACTTGTCTGAGatcttcctttcagaaaatCAGTTGACATCAGTAGACGGTGCCCATCTCCTTCCAAACTTAACAACACTGGAGCTCTCTAAGAACCAGCTCCAGGCTCTGCCTCTCAGGCTGCCGGGCAGACTGCAGAAGCTTGACTGCAGCAATAACCTGATTCAGAGGGTGACAGCGCAAGAATTCCAAGGACTACAGGACCTGAAACACTTATTTCTTGACAACAATGCTGTCAGCATGTTTGAGGCAGGAGCTCTTCAGCAGTGTGCGCAGCTTTCTAACCTAGCGCTGGAACAGAATCTCCTTATTTCTATCCCACTGAG actGCCAGATACCCTTGCTAGATTGGATCTAAAGGGAAATGACATAGAAGATGTTGGAGAACAAGAACTGAAGGACTTGAAACAGCTTCAAGTTTTAAATTTAAGGAATAACAAGATATCTGCTTTGGATCGCAAAGTCTTAGAGTATTTACCTCGTCTCCGGCATCTCTATTTAGATGGAAACCCTTGGAACTGCACCTGTGACCTTCTGAGAACCAGAGGAGTGTTGATGGCCAAGGGAACGGATGTCAGGGGAGGGCAGtgtgcagcaccagcagaaagCCGAGGAGAAAGTTGGATGTCTTCCAAAAAGATTCTACAGCAGTGTGAAGATAATGCATCTTTGACAGAAAAAGgcaaggaagacagaaagaagatgaaacCCAATgaggcctccagtgttgcagTAAATACAGATGATGATTACTATGATTATGAACTAGACTGA